The following DNA comes from Methanothermus fervidus DSM 2088.
CATATGGGTGTATTAGGACCAAAAGAAGTTTGTATATCAACCAGTAATCGTAATTTTAAAGGAAGGATGGGAGATCCAACATCAAAAATATATTTAGCAAATCCTGCAGTTGTTGCTAAATCTGCAATGGAAGGTGTAATTACATCTCCTGAGTGAAAAACATGATTAAAAGCATTAAAAAAATTGAAAAAGATGTAGGGCCTCTTTCAGATGTTCAAAAAATATTGTTGACGACAGATGGTTCAGTTACGAGAATTTTAGAGGCACTTGGTTATGATGTAAATATAAAGGCTATAAAGCAAGAAATTGTATCAGCAGATAAAAAACTCTCAAAAGAGTTGAATATTTCTTTAGGAGAACCTGTTAATCATAGAGTTGTGATAATAGAAAGTAAAATACCACTTATTTATGCTGTGTCATACATGCCAATCAAAAGATTAAATAAGAATTTTAAATTTAAGAGAGACGTAATGAATGCAAATATCCCAATAGGAAAAATCCTAAAGAAACATCA
Coding sequences within:
- a CDS encoding protein of unknown function DUF98 (COGs: COG3161 4-hydroxybenzoate synthetase (chorismate lyase)~InterPro IPR002800~KEGG: mth:MTH1632 hypothetical protein~PFAM: protein of unknown function DUF98~SPTR: O27669 Conserved protein~PFAM: Protein of unknown function (DUF98)); the protein is MIKSIKKIEKDVGPLSDVQKILLTTDGSVTRILEALGYDVNIKAIKQEIVSADKKLSKELNISLGEPVNHRVVIIESKIPLIYAVSYMPIKRLNKNFKFKRDVMNANIPIGKILKKHHIESRREIEYIGVEKPNDSIKNIFNTNELILARTYNIIHRGEILIRINEKFPITWFK